In Danaus plexippus chromosome 8, MEX_DaPlex, whole genome shotgun sequence, the sequence AGTACATATATCAGAGTAGTGACAGCGAAGAATGAACCGCATATTGTTGTGAAGTCTCTTAAgcttatcaaaaaatattattgttgaaaaTGATCACACAACTACTTATGACCAGACAGACGTACCTAGACTTCTACTTAATCTTAgataattagtaaaaaatttatctgaaattcaaattatagatAAGGATACGTAATACAGATATGaagaaatgatttaataaatagatattgttTCTATTCAATAAGGATATTTGAATATTCTCTAGTATGTTTTGCTTATTTCTtatgaaatttgaaaaaagaaaccgattatataaatatatacgtaaaatATGATGAGTGGGAGaatttttttgatacattGTACAAGAACGACAgaacaaatttaaagattctacatttttatatatgtgttggAATCTTGGATATACAAAGAACACAGGCTTAAATACTTATGCTTCAGTCGAATACAACACTCACGTCAAAATCCCTGTACGTAGACAGAACTCCATATATCAACTATGATATGGAACTGAGTCAGgttaactgaaaatataagaagATTATTAGCCTCTTTTACGTACTGaattctgtaaattacttattattttaacaaatatcgcTGTATAAGTAAGGTTGCTTAAGTTGATTCCTCTCCTTTTATTATGACCCAATGGACAACTAAGAGtaacgaaaattttatgtgatttttttgttattaaataaaggttaaatactttttttcttcaaatgtatatttttgttttatctatCTACGTTTTGTGTTAGTTTCGGTATATCAGACTAATTGAATCGAATCTAATtgaataagtatatttatttgatttttatgtacatatatgcttaaaatataaattatttataaaatattgcaacCAAATTTTCGAACTGATATCCTAAATCAACTCTAAACAGAAGTGTTTATTTCCTggataacataattttaggTGTTATTAGTCTGTTCGATTTCACGGCatgaatatcaaattaaatgataCCGTAACAAGATAGCTGAAAATTCCTTGCCAACAAACatttagataaattatatgataaacaaagtttgttataatttgaagtAAGTATTTAAGGTAGTTGACcttatatattacacaaacCAATGACGTACAAGTTATAAGTATTGatacattgaatttaaataacagagaaatatatttttaaagttattaaagataattaatccATTGATAAAGACCGGAGACGCGACGACGCGATATTATCAAAAGACAATTTTCATTGCCAGAACTTTTGTGTCATTACGTACTTAATATGTACTTAGGCTAAatcattcattttttttttagtgtatTGTCTCATTCAAATTGGAATTatggaatagtttttttaatgtcataatCCAAGTTTCACTGGTGTTCGATAGAAGACTGAAGGATTTACATGTTATCTGTTCTGAGTTAGATAAGTTAACTTTTATAAGAACTGTCATTCGTGTCTCTTCCATTCTGCAGCACGTTATTACTTCACGACTTTGCACTGATGGAGGCCACATTTAACACAAAACACCATGAACCACAAGAACTGTCACGGGTTGTACCATGCTTTTAAAGGGTTGTACATGTGtaagaaatacttttttctaGGAAACTTTAGTAGTAGGTTGGTCATACTTCGTCGGAAGAGTTATTCAGTATGTTGACCAGTTCGCCTCGTCACTGTATGTACAAAGTGATGATTTACTTTTCCTCAATCAATAGCCTAGGCTATTACCACAAAGTACGAACATTTATGAACTAAACACTAGAAACGCTTCGTTTGTAGTGTGACGATTTAAACTTGTTATAAgcatattaaacttattttattcactcTTATTATTCACTCACCGCTAATTGAGTTACAATTTACctttttcaaacatatatatacaaattcacaacaattttacgttttttgtcaaataaaatttttcaattatgaaaataaaagatagctatttatgtaatttaactttttaaataaaatatattattttttataacagccttttattttcaatatagttaacattatatatatcatccTCTTTATACACGTAAAATCCCAAGGAACAtaagaaagaaagaaatagGGCATTCatcagaaatattttgtcaaagtGTTTATTACATTGTTTGTATTATCGGATAGACTCTTAGCTCCTAATTGATACCAACAGTTTAGAACCACTGGTTTAACCGAAGCCCAGAACCAtaggtaataatataaagatattcgCGAATAAGGTGTTTGCAGAAGCTTTGGCTCTGGTTAAAACTGTTTGCGGCGATCTCGGAGTCTCGACACTCTCTAGAAGCAAAGTATCCACCGCAGCGTACGCCTCGTGAACGACGCGCTGTAaccagttattaaaataaataaataacaagatttatccttaaaaatatacaactacgtatttaaaaaactgtataaTTGTTTTGGAGTGGACAAATTGAATGGCACATTGTTTATGCCTTGTGAATGGTGCTTTGACAATCTGTTTTATCTCGCAAAGAAAATcgattaagtatttaataaaaatttatcagaTTACATTGGTTTATCATATAACATCTACCATAGCGATAATTAGATTACCAGTAGATATAATCATTATTCGAGTCGTATGTGTGACTTTGTATTACCTCCGTGATAAGTTTTGAACTATAGGAATCAGAGGGTCGGAACATCATGACGGTATAAGTATTGTCTATCCCCAGATGACCATCCACCCAGTCTTCAACGCCACCAGCGTAAAGCGCTGaaagaattttatactatGAATGTCAATAACATTCGTTATAATCAAATAGTATTGTGATATAGTTACGTAGAAACTCGGAGGTTTGACCAGCAACGTATGGCCGACCGCTGATGCTATTAGCAGCGGCTGCAGCTCTCGAGGCTCTGTGTctctaaaataatgaaaaactgtaTTACAAACTCTATCGACATTAATGTcggtagaataaaatataaatacacatataaaatagaagTATGGCTACGTGTGTgtgaaactatatttaaatataacgattTAAACTAGAaatcattacaaatatttgttcgattgaaagaaataatacaataaaacgtCTTCCTTTACTTACATAAATGTGATCGAAGGCACGTCTCTTCTTTGTGTGTGAGTAAGGGTACATTATTCCctgtaaaaaacttaaaatttatagtcacactaattgattttaatgtaatttaagatGACTTTGCTAGATACACTTTTTTAAGCCCACTAACTATCGCTCAATAGATTTGGCTTTGAAAATCATAATAACATACACAGCACAtgattttttcaatttgcttattaccttttaatatataaaattaaatttatttaaaggtaCTTAGCATTTTGAAACGAAACCCAAAGTTATAACAAACTaggaaattaaatacaataaaaattacaattatgcagtaatattattactatcatCAACTGTTCACCGTATCTAcatgaaaatttacatttctttacTTGTTTCTTTCACAGAATCTCGTTCATGAAACATAGCTTAATAGGTGCtaccaaaattattaattacaaatgttgacatactaatataatttcttactaGAACATCTCCTTCTTTGAAAGCTATGAAAGTGTGAATCGGCGTGCGCTGACTGTGAAGAAAATGCGTGAGCGCTATCGTCTCAGCCTCGCTCAGTTGACGAGGTCCAGCATACAGCATTCCACACGGATGTTCAGAGCGCAACTCTTCTGCTAAAGAGTATTATATATCTTAGTTATCTAGTTGCACATGTGTTAAAGGTCGGCATAGATATATGACGATCTTTTGAATGAACAGCAAGTTAAATAGGCGCTTGGTTACGTGACGGTTTGACTAATATGACAATTTATGGTTACCTTTTAATGTGTAGCGAATAATATGTgcgttaagaaatataaaattaaccctatttttttatttaatttgatcatATAAAAGAGATTTCAAGATatgaatttaaagtataagTATGACTTTTCcacatatttaattgatttttttctcaaatatttcatacgCATATGAACATAACTACaatatattgcttttatatGCTACTTAATTgacataacttaatatttatgtaaatgccttagtagatgataaataacaagaccgaCTGACAGTaatctcatctcgtctgccagtGATAACGGTTGTTGCCGAAACCGAAACGTAGggattatgaatttttaataataataaaataatgcgtagtaatccgatattagtttcatttaaatgaatactcgcgaaagtctaaGATCTCATTATGCCTTACTAGTAACTATTTATAAgggtgtatattttttaacacgtGTATATCTCTACTTCATATCATCTCTCCCAATAGTCTAGTTAATTGTATGACTTGCAGAAAGAACAGCAACAACAGCTGTTTTCCAATACCTTAACTAATATATGACATTGATCCCTACAGTTGTATTTTCAACTTACATCCATATCGTATAAATACTAACTGGGTATCCATTGATATTCAAAATTGCGATCCAAGTTGACTCCGTAACATGGCCGTATCGTACAACCCACTCCGAACTCTTCGCAGGTCCTACATAGAATCCTACCTTGGCACGAATCCCACGACTGTCGTACATTCTTCGTCCATTCACGTCTCTTTTGAGgacaaaattacatttaaggtaatttaataaaacttttcaaatatttacggTTGATTAAgtgttatagtaaaataattcatgatatattataataatttcctcCATCTTCGTCTTAGATATCTATTTGAACTGACGCCACGTCGATATTActtggaattttttttaaccgaaATATGAAGTCGTCCCGTATATATAGCGTGACAATGAACACTTCTGGTTAGGGTTCTTATTCCAAGTTTACATAGTGTTTGTcctttctcattcaataatctACATCAATACTACTATGTGGGAAAGTTTACGAATGAGAAAATATCAACGATCCGTATGTAACCTGACTATGCCAATTCAGTTAAGCATACAGAATTAACAGGTGTATAAGTGAGCAGGGGGACAAAATATTTGTCGACACTCGAGAAAGTTTAACGAAACTGAGATCCGTTAATACTATAAGCTCAATATTAAAAGAGTGAAACTAAGAGAAAAGTGATAATGTAATAATGGCTGTCCATTTTCGaggtattttaaacattaaaatatacgattTAATTAACTATGTACACTCACTTGGGGGAAAGTCATTGAATAATCATATCCGTCTGGATTAAAAACAGGAACAATCCAAAAGCGGAACTTTGTAAGCAAATCAGAATGTGCTTCACTGCGTTCAATCAACTGATACAGAACGTACATCGCCGCCGTAACAGCATGATGATCTCTTCCTTGGATTCCtggatattataaagtaataaatgtgaTTCGGAAAACTTATTgttgtatttcataaaaccAACATACAGATATACATAGATATGTTTTGAAAGTAGTGACAAAAATGTGCACACCTGCGACGATCATAACGGTTTTTTTAGCAGACATAATTTGTCCACTACTGGGATCATCCACCATCATCATGTGTATCGGATTTTCCATTATCGTGTAATTTCCTTCGGTAAGGTCCATCCATTTGGCAACAGGACTTTCATCGGCCCATTGTTTTAGTTGCGTTACTATCTGTATTGTCAACAtcaacattaaatatgttttaagtatATGTTACAGAAATTAACATACTGTACGTAAGTTTCTATGCcggacataatattttaagcttGGTACttcattatcatatttttccaaaattaatcataatactaattgaattgtttgtttgcttgatgatagaataaataaaatataaatgtatacctCGTACAAAGTCAATGGAGTGCTGAAAGAAAGTTGTcttctttttaatatgttacataaaaatacttttttttctttcagcGTTGTTTTGCTTTTATCTTCATCTTCCTCGCTGTCCCATTTATTAGAAACTGATTCTATAGTCGCCACACCAAATAGCTTTTGTTGAGCTAGAGAACCACTTATAGTCGTTTCCAAATTGTCTTTATCGTTATTATTTGAATCGGAGTCGTCTGTGGTACTTTCACGTTCTTCAGCATTATTTAAAGCGTCATCTCGTGTAACATTCTCGTTGTCAATTAAATGGAGATCGTCATAACTCTCTGTGATTCTTTGATGTTCTTTTCTTCTCGGGTCGCTTATTTCATCTTCATCGTGGTAAAGTAGATCGTAAgccatttttgtttctttgtgTCCTATTTTTGAAGAACCTTTCTGTGCTGCTATTTTTTTACTGGCAATCGTGGGCATAAAATCACTATTTTCCGTTTCTATTTGGTCAGTTATTGTTCTATGTAAATCTATTATCGACTTTTGTGAAGTCCGCATTGGAACAAATTGAGATCTTAATTCATAATTGTAGTCATATGTAACAGAAGTCGTAAATTCTGTTGTCCTTTTTGGGACTTCTAGCTCTGCATGGGAAGTTCTTGTGGGATGTTGAAATGTTGTTTCTCTGAACAACATCTGTAAATACAACCAAAGATTTTTAATCGTTTTACAATAACAGTGGCAAATTTTATGccagataaattatttaccgaTTTGTCTATTCCACGACCAGTCAAAGGGCCCAGAGAATTACGTTTAGTAAAAGATACCGGCGCTATTGGAGCGAATTGCCGAGCTATTAATGGCTCTTGTTTTGGTAGGAATTGGGGTCGCGCTGGAGGACTTTCATCTCGAAGTGGGTTTTTTGCAGGTTCTAATCCGGATTTACGACCTGAAAGTAGGTTTTGCTGTCATcattagtataattttttatgtttacatgagttgaatcaaatattaacaaacgtTTCAGTAACCTGGGGGTCGAATCGGTGCAATTgcattttcgtttattttaatgggCTGAAGGATAATGTTTCCATCAATGGCAGTAACAGACAAGGTCGAGGGAGGACCAAATCGAGTATAATCTTTTAACTTATCTGAATCTGAAGGCGTTGTAGGTGATGGAGTTATTGGACcaccaattataattttttctctttCTTTAGTGAACGGCGCAATGTTTATAGCCGCAAACTTCTTAATTTGAGGTAATGACACATCGTCTTCTAAaactttaacaataaattcttGTGTCGTCTCTATGTTCGACTTCCATCGCGTGTACTCCTTAAGATCCCGTTTACGACGGAACCCTAAAACGTACGTGAACTTGTgtacataaacaatataatcttATCATACTTTGTggcaataatttgaaaaacttaCATGATAATGTACATACATCGCACTCATTATTAGTGACATTACTATTAGAACAACAAACTAAATGAGCAAAAcctaatattatcaaaaatataccaaaattcATGTTAAGAAAAAGCTCACGTACATCGTACTTTGACAGCGCATACTGTAAGAATGACAGAAGAAACggtaaaaaaagaataataacatataccagaattataaaaattgaactCAAACGATTGATACTAAATGTATCAATGCAGAATAAGTAccgtaaaaattaaaatatggctAGTATTAACTGTAAGTACTATAATGATTTATAGTGACGAATGTTTctctataaacaaatatataataggcTCATATTACTCCTCGAATTTTGTTTCCTAGCTTGTTATCAActtggaaataaaatagaaacactTATAACAATAGTTTAACTGTCGATTGAAGACATAAAGgcctgaaatataaaattctcagGATAAACTTTAGTTAAATCACATACCATTTGTACTGAAAAATCAGaccactatttatttaaaaattcgaaAATTGttgaaagattaaaaatatatatatttgaaacacttTTTTGTTACAACCTCTTCTGAGAAGATAAATGTAGCTATTTATGTCTAAACCTTCAAAAGCAGtgacacaaaaaataatttggtatATTATGAATGGATATAACCTTAAACTATGATTTTACAAGTGAAAGTATACCTAATTGCTGCAATCTATTCTTTAGgaattttgtttatgattttatatccGCCTCGCAACTATGAACAGTAATTACGTCATAGTGTAGAAATATAACAGTAGTATAACCAATGTCTCTACTTtcacatttttctttattagatCTGGAActaaaatgagaaaaataagaaGTGCTGGCAGCAGCATTAAGTATCGGAAGTACCTCGACTATGATACAGTGGTTAGTATTTTATCACGCATGGCGACTGAGGATTCCGAGATGGCTAATATTGTGCATCTAACCCCAATGACTTCTgcaaataatagtataattgCTCTTGAACTACATAGCGATACACGGAGCAAGAAACCAGGCGTACTCGTCGTATCAGgtgaattaatgtattaatttcaaacttatcgctatgtttaattcaaatgaaaaataatattaaattgttaaaaataatcattcaatAAACTTTTACTTATCTTTCCTTACTTACCAACTCTATCTTcgatcattttaattattaataagttgtacaaaacatttataataaactgttTGTTTGACACAGACATtcatagattattaaaaaaaaattaaaaatgtctattTCAGCTATAAATGGCATGGTTTGGGGAGGGCCTAATGCAGTTATTGAGTTAGCAGAGAAACTCATATATGATACAAACTATCAGACgccattttttaatgattatgactggtaaaatattataaccatCTTGATGAACATAATGAAACGTGAGcagaataatgttaatttgatACTCTTCCAGGTATTTTATACCCTTAGCAAACCCCGATGGTTTGAACTTTACAACAAATATCCGCCTTTTAACTCCATTGAATGCTATGGATTGGTCACGGAATCTAACAGCAAGAAACGGCACAAGACCCGCATTTTGGCATAAGAATATGGAATCATCCTTTGATTCCTGTTTTGGAACTAACATTAACCGTAACTTTGCCTATCATTGGCAAGGTCTGTTATGTTTTCTGTTTGGACTTGGACTAAGTTGGCATAGTCACGTCAGCGTTCATAGTTTttccattcataaatcttcacacATTACGGTTCTATCGTAGGTTGTTGAAAACGTTTTTTAAAACGGGCAACACCTCATGTACATAGATTTTACTAGACTCCCACCATTTAGATCGATGTTTTGGCAAAATCAAACACTATGGACacctttttttgtatattttattcaatccacagttataaattacttaatgtattataaataatgtaataatcattttaaaaatgacattGTGCTCCCTCATATACTTTTGCATTTGCTCGAGTTGTCCAGATACGGAACATAGAAATGGTGTAAGGTCCGTTGATaccataaaagtatatttactatttattatcgtTAAAAGTCCCTTATTACTATTGTTAATACAAATCCGATGACGTTTAAATAAGTACATTACAAACTCTTTCATTGACgtcctttaaaataaatatctataaaattattacgataAAATTAACGATAACCTTGAATGCATTTTTCAATGACATAATTGCGTTTGAAAATTACGTATTAAATTTAGACGGGGTCTCAAAGAAGATGAACTGCTCTCAATTCTATCCTGGCTCGAAACCGTTCTCGACAGCCGAAACTCAAGCACTACGCTCGTATATTGACAAGTTGGCTGATGTAATAAACATCGCTATACATTTAGATGCAAGTTTTGTACCAAAAAAGGTCAGTATAATCTAAAttctaatacatataattaaagttgtaaaattttacatatgttattttgtaatatcaaCACAAcaacaaagttttatataatgaagaaaaaattaagtagATATTTATCTTTCGCAGACGGTAAGATTagtttatcttataaatttttggataatcattaaaataatcccctagttttgtttcaaattatgataaaaaaatcagaCACTACGTCACTCCGACTTATCATGGTTACTTTTACTTAAAAGTTTCAATACATCTAATCGATGGAATGTcgataaaatcttattttgttGTCAGTCttcttagaaatttaatttacttagaaGGAATATAGTTGAATGATAATatcacaaattataaaaacaaaaatgctgTAAACAAATGTACAACTTTTCCTAACTTGTTTAGAAACTTTTGAGGTTTTATagcaaacatttatttacaaagtaataatttggaaaagatttttctaaaacttgatctattattatcttaaaactttataatatttaatgtgatgTTTCTATATTATTCAGATTTTCACTTACTACTTGAACGGACATAAGGGCtgtcatttaaattgtatcttaaaaactaaacaCTATACGCTGTATTTGAAGGGattccatttttatatatccatatatccatattttatttataaaattcatagatCAGAATTAAATTAGCTTATTAGCTGAGgcgtaaaaaaatgtattttatgtttttgtaaatatatacataaatgctagaataaaaaacaaacattccaAACAAATTGAGTGACTagaatactaaaattaataaagattgctattattttttctttcatgcTTTATCTCTTATGTTAATAGCTATTTTCTAGGAGAAAGTTTCTTAACTGTCTTATTATAACCAGAAGTATCTGCTTAGTTGAGATCGTTTCTTTACTTTTCTACCtagtattaaacaataatattataaaatgtattctttATAAGCTTTGATCTTTGCCCAAAAATGTAATGATATTTGCAAGGTAGGTGTAACCTCTAGTCAGTAAGGTTAACTCttgtttatttactatacaattaagacaaatttaaatttctcaggtacattagaatttaaatgaaactaatatttttcgtattactatgcttatttaaattattttaatttaaaaaaaaaactactttcgGTTTCGGTTATTTTGAAGCAACCGTGATGAGAGGCAGACAAGACGTCGTcgaataaaaaacgcgtagtaatctgaaaaatgtgggtttcatttaaatgaatactcgcgaaagtcttagatcacATTACATTAGAATTTgtcattcaaaatttttttgaatcatgtatagataatttattttaactccACCAACAACAGCTTCAATTAATgcatgttgaaataaaatttttaagaccTAGGTATCTTAGTACGGATATTATTGCCCATTATAGGTATGTGATCTACATTAAAATTGCATTCATTTAGACCTTTTCGTCATAGTGTCTTCATTAGTGTTAATTCTGCTGAAAACCACTTTAATCTGAAATACTTTAGAACAATACAAATTGGAgagttttatcttttatagacAGATGTCCAGTATTATCTTTTCGATATATCAAACTGCAGATAATACCTTATctataaacagtttttataGTGCTTATCGAATAATTTTTCGGTaatcattttgataaaatacttaaacagAGCGCTCAGATAAATGACTTATCGAGCGTTTGATTCACGTGctgttaaaaagataatttagcCATTTAGATCATGTATTTTTAGGGCCCTGTATCATGTCATAGGTTTTTTTGCTTTGAAGCAAATCTTTGAATATTGTTTCTACTGCCGTAGCAAGTAGGTATTTtgtgaaatactttttattttatatcaacaaggttgattattgtttatacaaataaaaacttttatacatttttaattatgagtaatatatacagtgTACTGTTATCGTTAAATACAGAAGCgaataaatattgatgataaaatataaattacaggaATTCATTCTGTATCCCTGGCGGTATTCATTGCGTCAACCGAGCAACTTTCGTACATTGCAAGACATTGGAGAATATGCAGCGCGTCAGGCTAGATTACCTGACGGAAGACTTTACGAGGTgcactgttttattattcacattattctaacaaaacatttttcttacaCTTAAAATGGACTCACGAAAGTATTTATGTAACTTAAACGTCTTCTCATTTACAGTCCTATAGGattttttggtttaaaaaaatatctgtaacaTGTAAGAAAACGTTTTTAATCTTTTGatgtatttaacattttaataattaaataaaataatgattatactATTTTACCACGAACACTAGATTCACTCATTAACAAATACGATTAACAAGTTCAGGTAGAGcaggtatatttaaaaagaatatattaaaagatttctaACGGATTTgaagttttcatatttttttatctgtatttaaaatagggtgaaagaaatgatttaaattacgaATTAGTATTATTAGTTTAGTTTAACTTCCGTTCCGTTTGTATTGTAAAAACTGTTCATCACtgcttaaactaaaataatttactttaaaggtTCACCAAAGCAGCAACGACGAGCGCGTTGCGGGATCACTAACTGACTATTTATCTGGTGTCGTGGGTATTGAACTGGTCTTCCTTGTTAAGCCATATCACGAGATTTTTCCTAATTACACGGACAGTTTTATATTAGGTAcgatctaaaatatttttttttataaacactcAAAGTGCTGTAATAGCGTCTTAAATTgtgttcatttttatttttgattatttttttatgatccaTTCTGTATTACTTAAGAGGTAATCCAATTCGTCACTCCTTAAAGGGAAATATTACCAGAATGTGTAATTTTGGGGATGGGCTCAAAAGGTTTGTgacgtaacattttaaatgttaaataaaaaagtggttaaataaaaatcttaattctatACAAGTTGAATGATTATCTATGAATACTTTATCACTCTCGTTACGTACCTCACTCAGCAATATGTATCTTTAAAGTTGCGTTGTAATTTTGGGACTTACATAAATTGACAAGAGTTCTGCTCAGCAAGGGTTTGAGTAGGGTCAATTGCTCGCCCGTTTTTATTCTCTTCGCACGTGTTGTTCGCGAAGCAAGCGGccacataaaatttaaatatttctaacgtCATATCAAGAGGGAAATGTCTCAAGGATTGTAGAAGGCTTAATAATGGTGTAACGTAATTCATGAATATCCCCTAAGTAGCTTTAAGAAACTTGTCTTTTAAAAgtgattgtttaaataataattttatatcaatattgccCGTTCATGTCTGCTTTCTTAACCTTttacatttcttaaaattatagtttataagtttgaactcgcattgtttttttttttttatttgtaaagaatTAGAAGCAATGAACAACAACTACCTAGTTGTGAcagtgttaaatttatttacatttcattaaatctCAACAGATCTCACTTGTTCTTTGAGAACTGTACGTAACATGTTTACGTTATttgatatctatattttatttgcttttacacggaaaatattttatctttcttCAGTTTCTGTTCATTATCATGAAAttacgaatatataaaaattctatgttCAACGTTG encodes:
- the LOC116774335 gene encoding carboxypeptidase B-like, with the protein product MILQVKVYLIAAIYSLGILFMILYPPRNYEQSGTKMRKIRSAGSSIKYRKYLDYDTVVSILSRMATEDSEMANIVHLTPMTSANNSIIALELHSDTRSKKPGVLVVSAINGMVWGGPNAVIELAEKLIYDTNYQTPFFNDYDWYFIPLANPDGLNFTTNIRLLTPLNAMDWSRNLTARNGTRPAFWHKNMESSFDSCFGTNINRNFAYHWQDGVSKKMNCSQFYPGSKPFSTAETQALRSYIDKLADVINIAIHLDASFVPKKEFILYPWRYSLRQPSNFRTLQDIGEYAARQARLPDGRLYEVHQSSNDERVAGSLTDYLSGVVGIELVFLVKPYHEIFPNYTDSFILETYVKKSISAILSLVRGWRSSNKQNTLSFFGEDIEF
- the LOC116776989 gene encoding uncharacterized protein LOC116776989 isoform X2; translation: MNFGIFLIILGFAHLVCCSNSNVTNNECDVCTLSWFRRKRDLKEYTRWKSNIETTQEFIVKVLEDDVSLPQIKKFAAINIAPFTKEREKIIIGGPITPSPTTPSDSDKLKDYTRFGPPSTLSVTAIDGNIILQPIKINENAIAPIRPPGRKSGLEPAKNPLRDESPPARPQFLPKQEPLIARQFAPIAPVSFTKRNSLGPLTGRGIDKSMLFRETTFQHPTRTSHAELEVPKRTTEFTTSVTYDYNYELRSQFVPMRTSQKSIIDLHRTITDQIETENSDFMPTIASKKIAAQKGSSKIGHKETKMAYDLLYHDEDEISDPRRKEHQRITESYDDLHLIDNENVTRDDALNNAEERESTTDDSDSNNNDKDNLETTISGSLAQQKLFGVATIESVSNKWDSEEDEDKSKTTLKEKKVFLCNILKRRQLSFSTPLTLYEIVTQLKQWADESPVAKWMDLTEGNYTIMENPIHMMMVDDPSSGQIMSAKKTVMIVAGIQGRDHHAVTAAMYVLYQLIERSEAHSDLLTKFRFWIVPVFNPDGYDYSMTFPQRREWTKNVRQSWDSCQGRILCRTCEEFGVGCTIRPCYGVNLDRNFEYQWIPKELRSEHPCGMLYAGPRQLSEAETIALTHFLHSQRTPIHTFIAFKEGDVLGIMYPYSHTKKRRAFDHIYRHRASRAAAAANSISGRPYVAGQTSEFLPLYAGGVEDWVDGHLGIDNTYTVMMFRPSDSYSSKLITERVVHEAYAAVDTLLLESVETPRSPQTVLTRAKASANTLFANIFILLPMVLGFG
- the LOC116776989 gene encoding uncharacterized protein LOC116776989 isoform X1 codes for the protein MNFGIFLIILGFAHLVCCSNSNVTNNECDVCTLSWFRRKRDLKEYTRWKSNIETTQEFIVKVLEDDVSLPQIKKFAAINIAPFTKEREKIIIGGPITPSPTTPSDSDKLKDYTRFGPPSTLSVTAIDGNIILQPIKINENAIAPIRPPGRKSGLEPAKNPLRDESPPARPQFLPKQEPLIARQFAPIAPVSFTKRNSLGPLTGRGIDKSMLFRETTFQHPTRTSHAELEVPKRTTEFTTSVTYDYNYELRSQFVPMRTSQKSIIDLHRTITDQIETENSDFMPTIASKKIAAQKGSSKIGHKETKMAYDLLYHDEDEISDPRRKEHQRITESYDDLHLIDNENVTRDDALNNAEERESTTDDSDSNNNDKDNLETTISGSLAQQKLFGVATIESVSNKWDSEEDEDKSKTTLKEKKVFLCNILKRRQLSFSTPLTLYEIVTQLKQWADESPVAKWMDLTEGNYTIMENPIHMMMVDDPSSGQIMSAKKTVMIVAGIQGRDHHAVTAAMYVLYQLIERSEAHSDLLTKFRFWIVPVFNPDGYDYSMTFPQRREWTKNVRQSWDSCQGRILCRTCEEFGVGCTIRPCYGVNLDRNFEYQWIPTEELRSEHPCGMLYAGPRQLSEAETIALTHFLHSQRTPIHTFIAFKEGDVLGIMYPYSHTKKRRAFDHIYRHRASRAAAAANSISGRPYVAGQTSEFLPLYAGGVEDWVDGHLGIDNTYTVMMFRPSDSYSSKLITERVVHEAYAAVDTLLLESVETPRSPQTVLTRAKASANTLFANIFILLPMVLGFG